The Terriglobales bacterium genome has a window encoding:
- a CDS encoding peptidase U32 family protein — MRNFELNTTISNLRSLRESDLSSYDAVYLGNIYCRLFEDNFLEKMADLREGIQRVKDLGLRAYVSTYAAPRNDSLPKVEQALETAAQAGADAIEAHNLGVLRAVHEHFPQMPVHIGGYANVYTDAGAAVLRDYGAVRFTPNYEISLEEVKSIAAAAGLPAEILVHGKMPLGVSDYCFLLEYEDKWPDKCPVLCQKDLFLKQGDWAMRSVGKGVLSGKDVCMLEHLPALAAAGCSMFRIEAAYESPAYRSEIARLYRAALESVGERESVVEEPAWELVRRHTEVGLCNGFYFGRSGVEYIGKAEFAAKQEPPLVVLS; from the coding sequence ATGCGAAACTTCGAACTCAACACGACCATCTCCAACCTGCGCAGCCTGCGCGAATCCGACCTCAGCTCCTACGACGCGGTCTACCTCGGCAACATCTACTGCCGCCTTTTCGAGGACAACTTCCTGGAGAAGATGGCCGACCTGCGCGAAGGCATCCAGCGGGTGAAGGACCTGGGTCTGCGCGCCTACGTCAGCACCTACGCCGCGCCCCGCAACGACAGTCTCCCCAAGGTCGAGCAGGCACTGGAAACCGCGGCCCAGGCCGGGGCCGATGCCATCGAAGCCCATAACCTGGGCGTCCTGCGAGCCGTCCACGAGCACTTCCCGCAGATGCCGGTGCACATCGGCGGTTACGCCAATGTCTACACCGATGCCGGCGCGGCCGTCCTCCGCGACTACGGCGCCGTGCGCTTCACTCCCAACTACGAGATCAGCCTGGAGGAAGTGAAGAGCATCGCCGCCGCCGCCGGCCTGCCCGCCGAGATCCTGGTCCACGGCAAGATGCCGCTCGGGGTCTCGGATTACTGCTTCCTGCTGGAGTACGAAGACAAGTGGCCGGACAAGTGTCCGGTGCTGTGCCAGAAGGACCTTTTCCTGAAGCAGGGCGACTGGGCCATGCGCTCGGTCGGCAAGGGCGTGCTCAGCGGCAAGGATGTATGCATGCTCGAGCATCTTCCCGCTCTGGCCGCAGCCGGCTGTTCCATGTTCCGTATCGAAGCCGCCTACGAGTCGCCGGCCTACCGCTCCGAGATCGCCCGTCTCTACCGCGCGGCGCTGGAGTCCGTCGGCGAAAGGGAGTCGGTGGTGGAGGAGCCGGCCTGGGAGCTGGTCCGCCGCCATACCGAGGTCGGGCTGTGCAATGGTTTCTATTTCGGGCGCAGCGGCGTGGAATACATCGGCAAAGCCGAATTTGCCGCTAAGCAGGAACCGCCGCTGGTCGTTCTTTCATAA